From the Acidicapsa ligni genome, one window contains:
- a CDS encoding tetratricopeptide repeat protein — protein MKSVKLKEELDPEKLFAVAEEHEERGEFKRAFNCLLKAARIGHAGSQLNLGNFYSDGKGIGRNTEEAARWYKEAYKNGDRSGALNLAIDLRRQGKVRSAVAWFKKAIAMRAGSAYLELAKMYKSGRSGQKVAVGPLRQALMLSPSDLSDDEREEAQSLLYEILKHNKKCT, from the coding sequence ATGAAATCTGTGAAACTGAAAGAGGAGTTGGACCCGGAAAAGCTTTTTGCTGTGGCCGAGGAACACGAGGAGCGGGGCGAGTTTAAGAGGGCATTCAACTGTCTTTTGAAAGCCGCACGGATTGGGCATGCTGGCAGTCAGCTCAACCTCGGCAATTTCTATTCAGATGGAAAAGGGATAGGGAGGAACACAGAGGAAGCTGCCCGCTGGTATAAAGAGGCATATAAGAATGGAGACAGGTCTGGAGCACTGAATCTAGCTATAGATTTAAGGAGGCAAGGTAAGGTCAGATCCGCAGTGGCTTGGTTCAAGAAGGCTATAGCAATGAGGGCGGGCAGTGCATATCTTGAACTAGCGAAGATGTACAAATCTGGGCGCAGCGGCCAGAAGGTTGCTGTGGGCCCGCTACGACAAGCTCTAATGTTAAGCCCTAGCGATCTAAGCGACGACGAAAGGGAAGAGGCTCAATCTCTACTGTATGAGATATTGAAGCATAACAAGAAATGCACATAG